The following proteins are encoded in a genomic region of Thermococcus henrietii:
- a CDS encoding metallophosphoesterase has product MLIGIMSDTHDNLPAIRKAVEFLNERNVDLVIHAGDYIAPFVARELGKLKAPLRGVFGNNDGERSGLRKALGIEDELIEVKADGMKIAVTHGTNEVLVKALAYSKLYDVVIVGHTHRYEIREVGRTILVNPGEVCGYLTGVRSVALLDTRKRVVEIFNIETGELLGAMSV; this is encoded by the coding sequence ATGCTGATTGGAATAATGAGCGATACCCACGATAACCTCCCGGCCATAAGGAAGGCAGTCGAGTTCCTCAACGAGAGGAACGTTGACCTCGTAATCCACGCGGGTGATTACATCGCCCCTTTCGTCGCACGGGAGCTCGGAAAGCTCAAGGCCCCGCTGAGGGGCGTCTTCGGCAACAACGACGGCGAGAGGAGTGGATTGAGGAAGGCGTTAGGGATAGAGGACGAGCTCATCGAGGTCAAGGCGGACGGAATGAAGATAGCGGTCACTCACGGGACGAACGAGGTTCTCGTTAAGGCTTTGGCCTACAGCAAGCTCTACGACGTGGTTATAGTGGGCCACACCCACCGCTACGAGATTAGGGAAGTGGGCAGGACGATACTCGTCAATCCCGGCGAGGTCTGTGGCTATTTAACCGGCGTCAGGAGCGTCGCCCTGCTCGACACGAGGAAGAGGGTTGTGGAGATTTTCAACATCGAGACCGGTGAGCTGTTGGGGGCCATGAGCGTATGA
- a CDS encoding LAGLIDADG family homing endonuclease encodes MDREEMISRFAKFLREYVDDDGNEVYINRLKDLLTVTPKRSLAIDWAHLNSFDPELAEELLNNPEEAIASCEDAIQIILREPPLLVERDLKVHARFYNLPHTILVKELGSEHINRLIQVEGIITRVSEVKPFVQRAVFVCKDCGNEMIRLQRPYENLVKPAKCDACGSRNVELDVEKSRFINFQSFRLQDRPESLKGGQMPRFVDAILLDDLVDTALPGDRVLVTGILRVILEQRDKRPIFKKVLEVNHIEQLSKEIEELEISPEDEQKIRELAKRKDIVDAIVDSIAPAIWGHRIVKKGIALALFGGVQRVLPDGTKLRGESHVLLVGDPGVAKCVDYHTKVLLADGSLKEIGEIVDEAIEKAKAEGKLGRVDDGFYAPIDLELYALDAKTLKVRRVKANIAWKRTAPEKMFRIKTASGREIRVTPTHPFFTFENGQFRTRKAEELRVGDFIAVPRVLPVEGTPLELSKAPIEKPKTAKARLSLPEIANEKFWYLIGLLAGEGYAQNRGGSATVYFTNNDEQLVRFVYEYLKDLGLNPTIRESHKGKSAREVYVSSVEFYRLLEWLSLATNSRDKKVPPQLFEARLEDIRGFLRGYFDAEATVDRGRAKITVVSASKELLNGVQHLLLRFGVKSQLHETMARATNGKMNAPRTYYRLFITGEDAIKFRETIGFGLRSKMDILERVTSNGKTNTNVDVVPGIGSLLRNLRTKAGLTQAQMGIPRSTYLHYEREDRLPSREKLKVIVDVLKAKLPESPEVGLLATLADSDIFWDRVVEIEEYKPEHEWVYDLQIPEHHNFIANDIFVHNSQLLRYVANLAPRAIYTSGKSSSAAGLTAAAVRDEFTGSWVLEAGVLVLADGGFACLHPDSRILVDGKYQRIEDLFELEKSYKALSDGQIVDIQEKEMEVTALDLGSMRTKTSKATIIRRKPWKGELLKLKFRSGNEVTLTPDHLLIDGQTLEWKEAERFKVGDMVVAPLKLPPVGRRAYLLDILPSDWKVKLTPEEKNELKREILRRFKSLAEFNREYGVLKDFLSGKGSIRVGKFREILRELGLYEKWRERPLTYGPNYRRERLKVAYITPELAYFLGFLYGDGWIKRNGSKVHVRIVQSKVHKDQIRAIRRAFESFYDGPLREYERTTRSELAGNEIESDAITFHVSSPLLAYLYEYLTEDNLKNAFSLDDEALRAFIAGALDSDGCVSVKKSKRGSVVHIEFLLSNDLERDKAFALLLRRFDVYARVIPGKGVNRVRVTGREDVINLLNAVKDYSVKVKEIPIKKHLVSARSDKVPAEHVRRIAKAIIKSVPAKVLQERGLWSTVYSYAKGKYQPSRIQLRKLIERLSDVLSPEIKIKLEVLATRDYLLDEIVSIERIPYEGYVYDLYVPGEHNFLAEGIIVHNCIDEFDKMSDRDRSAIHEALEQQSYHHDFEILLADGRKVKIGELVDSLIEANRDKVILGRDTEILPVDDIELLAYDLERKEIVKVKADRVSRHKAPDRFIRLRFSNGREITVTPEHPIMVWEDDEIREKPAEKVKPRDIVLGVARYPIELPPVEGEKFRELTDAEAKADYLYSQGRVVRVKRTRGGYVVEEIEKAFPRSLVRHLTKAGRTLGVVQLPAERRRFVLPLIRESFIRPYLERVLSRIEELRTLSENDPSKAVDLLSRSKIYSYTGVTADKLKKRAELGDRWAISAIKTLAEGTIRKAENELESFLSYWNGNINFLRVTKVEEIPNDRWEWVYDVTVEPYHLFVSHGLVLHNTISISKAGITATLNARTTVIAAANPKFGRFNRHKSLPEQLDLPPTLLSRFDLIFLLLDEPDEKVDASIAEHILKVRRGEAEVVTPKIPYDLLKKYIAYARKNVHPVLSREAMEEIKRYYVKMRKGLKRGDEEGVQPIPITARQLEALIRLSEAHARMRLSETVTREDARAAIELIEAMMRTIAVDEEGNIDVSILEIGKSSKKLNKIEKLVDIIKNLEGEGDYGAPAEKVIEAAKQAGVGSKREVEKLIEELKADGRIYEPRAGFYRVL; translated from the coding sequence ATGGACAGGGAGGAGATGATTTCGCGCTTCGCAAAGTTCCTCCGCGAGTACGTTGACGACGACGGCAACGAGGTCTACATCAACCGCCTTAAGGACCTCCTTACGGTAACACCGAAGCGCTCCTTGGCTATAGACTGGGCGCATCTCAACTCCTTCGACCCCGAATTAGCGGAAGAGCTCCTCAACAACCCGGAAGAGGCGATAGCGAGCTGTGAGGACGCGATTCAGATTATCCTCCGCGAGCCTCCGCTCCTCGTTGAGAGGGATTTGAAGGTTCACGCGCGCTTTTACAACCTGCCCCACACGATACTCGTCAAGGAACTGGGGAGCGAGCACATAAACAGGCTTATTCAGGTCGAGGGAATCATCACGCGCGTCAGCGAGGTCAAACCCTTCGTCCAGAGAGCCGTTTTCGTCTGCAAGGACTGCGGAAACGAGATGATTCGCCTCCAGAGGCCCTATGAGAACCTCGTCAAGCCGGCCAAGTGCGACGCCTGTGGTTCAAGAAACGTCGAGCTCGACGTGGAAAAAAGTAGGTTCATCAACTTCCAGAGCTTCCGCCTTCAGGACAGGCCCGAGAGCCTCAAAGGTGGCCAGATGCCCCGCTTCGTTGATGCCATACTTCTCGATGACCTCGTCGACACCGCCCTGCCCGGTGACCGTGTTCTCGTGACCGGAATCCTGCGCGTTATCCTCGAGCAGAGGGACAAGAGGCCGATTTTCAAGAAGGTTCTGGAGGTCAACCACATCGAACAGCTCAGCAAGGAGATTGAGGAGCTTGAGATTTCGCCGGAAGACGAGCAGAAGATTCGCGAGCTGGCGAAGAGAAAGGACATCGTTGACGCGATAGTGGACTCGATAGCTCCGGCCATCTGGGGCCACAGGATAGTCAAGAAGGGAATCGCTTTGGCCCTCTTCGGCGGTGTGCAGAGGGTTTTGCCCGATGGAACGAAGTTAAGGGGAGAAAGCCACGTTCTGCTGGTTGGTGACCCGGGTGTGGCAAAGTGCGTTGATTACCACACGAAGGTTCTCTTAGCCGATGGAAGCCTGAAGGAGATTGGTGAGATAGTTGATGAGGCCATCGAAAAGGCAAAAGCCGAAGGGAAGCTCGGAAGGGTTGACGATGGCTTCTACGCGCCGATTGACCTCGAACTCTACGCCCTCGACGCGAAAACGCTGAAGGTCAGGAGAGTTAAGGCGAACATCGCCTGGAAGAGAACTGCTCCGGAAAAGATGTTCAGAATAAAGACAGCGAGCGGAAGGGAGATTCGCGTTACCCCAACCCACCCGTTCTTCACCTTCGAAAACGGCCAGTTCAGGACGAGGAAGGCAGAAGAGCTGAGGGTTGGGGACTTTATTGCCGTGCCGAGAGTCCTTCCAGTTGAAGGAACGCCCCTTGAGCTTTCAAAAGCCCCCATTGAAAAGCCGAAGACTGCAAAGGCAAGGCTGAGCCTTCCAGAAATTGCCAACGAAAAATTCTGGTATTTAATCGGATTGCTGGCAGGAGAAGGGTATGCCCAAAACCGGGGCGGTAGTGCAACTGTGTATTTCACTAACAACGATGAGCAACTGGTGCGGTTTGTTTACGAGTATCTCAAAGATCTGGGTCTCAACCCCACCATTCGCGAGAGCCATAAAGGCAAGAGCGCGCGGGAGGTCTACGTGAGTAGCGTTGAGTTCTACCGCCTGCTTGAGTGGTTGAGTCTCGCGACAAACTCAAGGGACAAGAAAGTTCCACCACAGCTTTTCGAAGCGCGCTTGGAGGATATCCGGGGCTTTCTGAGGGGATACTTCGATGCAGAAGCCACAGTAGATAGAGGGAGGGCTAAAATAACTGTTGTTTCGGCGTCAAAAGAGCTCCTCAACGGCGTTCAGCACCTCCTCCTTCGCTTTGGGGTAAAGTCACAGCTCCACGAAACAATGGCCCGCGCGACCAACGGCAAAATGAATGCCCCAAGAACGTACTATCGGCTTTTCATCACCGGAGAGGATGCCATTAAGTTCAGGGAAACGATTGGGTTTGGCCTACGTTCTAAAATGGATATCCTTGAGCGTGTAACCTCCAACGGAAAGACGAACACCAACGTTGACGTCGTTCCGGGCATTGGTTCACTACTGAGGAACCTCCGCACCAAGGCTGGATTGACTCAAGCTCAGATGGGCATACCACGCTCAACTTATCTTCACTATGAGAGGGAAGACCGTCTTCCAAGCAGGGAGAAGCTCAAGGTTATTGTTGATGTTCTCAAAGCTAAATTGCCTGAATCCCCCGAGGTTGGCCTTCTGGCGACTCTGGCTGACTCTGACATCTTCTGGGACAGGGTTGTCGAAATTGAAGAGTACAAACCCGAGCACGAGTGGGTCTACGACCTCCAGATTCCAGAGCACCACAACTTCATAGCCAACGATATCTTCGTCCACAACAGCCAGCTCCTCCGCTACGTGGCTAATTTGGCGCCGAGGGCTATTTATACGAGCGGTAAGAGCAGTTCGGCCGCAGGCCTCACGGCCGCCGCAGTCAGGGACGAGTTCACGGGCTCGTGGGTTCTGGAAGCTGGTGTCCTTGTGTTAGCGGACGGCGGGTTCGCCTGCCTGCACCCTGATTCACGGATTCTTGTAGATGGAAAATACCAGAGAATCGAAGACCTCTTCGAGCTTGAGAAGTCCTACAAGGCGCTCTCCGATGGCCAAATCGTGGACATTCAGGAGAAGGAGATGGAAGTTACAGCCCTCGACCTCGGAAGCATGAGGACGAAGACCTCTAAAGCCACGATAATCCGCAGGAAGCCCTGGAAGGGAGAGCTGTTAAAGCTCAAGTTCCGCTCGGGCAACGAGGTAACCCTAACTCCTGACCACCTCCTCATAGACGGCCAGACCCTTGAGTGGAAGGAGGCGGAAAGGTTTAAGGTTGGCGATATGGTGGTTGCCCCGCTGAAGCTTCCACCAGTGGGGAGAAGGGCGTATCTGCTCGATATTTTGCCCTCGGACTGGAAGGTCAAGCTAACCCCTGAAGAAAAGAACGAACTGAAGCGAGAAATCCTCAGGAGATTCAAGAGCCTCGCGGAGTTCAACAGGGAGTACGGCGTTTTAAAGGACTTCCTCTCTGGAAAGGGTTCTATCCGCGTCGGGAAGTTCAGGGAGATACTGCGTGAGCTGGGACTCTACGAGAAGTGGCGGGAGAGGCCTCTAACCTACGGCCCAAACTACCGCAGGGAGCGCCTCAAGGTGGCCTACATAACACCGGAGCTTGCGTACTTCCTCGGATTCCTCTACGGCGATGGGTGGATAAAGAGGAACGGCTCTAAGGTTCACGTTCGCATCGTGCAGTCAAAGGTTCACAAAGACCAGATTAGGGCAATCAGAAGGGCATTTGAGAGCTTCTACGATGGACCGTTGAGAGAGTACGAGAGAACCACGAGGAGCGAGCTTGCTGGCAATGAAATAGAGAGCGACGCGATAACGTTCCATGTTAGCTCGCCACTGCTCGCGTACCTGTACGAGTATCTCACCGAAGACAACCTGAAAAACGCATTCTCTCTGGACGATGAGGCGCTGAGAGCGTTTATCGCGGGCGCTCTCGATTCGGACGGCTGTGTCTCAGTCAAGAAGAGCAAGAGGGGAAGCGTGGTTCACATAGAGTTCCTGCTCTCAAACGATTTGGAAAGGGACAAAGCCTTTGCACTGCTCCTCAGGAGGTTTGACGTGTACGCCCGTGTGATTCCAGGGAAAGGCGTGAACAGGGTTAGGGTAACTGGAAGGGAGGACGTCATAAACCTCCTCAACGCGGTTAAGGATTACAGCGTTAAGGTCAAGGAGATACCCATCAAAAAGCATCTCGTCTCGGCGAGGAGCGACAAAGTGCCGGCAGAACACGTTAGGAGAATCGCAAAAGCTATTATCAAGAGCGTTCCTGCCAAAGTACTGCAGGAGAGAGGGCTCTGGAGTACCGTTTATTCTTACGCCAAGGGCAAGTATCAGCCCAGCAGGATTCAGCTCAGAAAACTCATTGAGAGGCTTAGCGATGTCCTGAGTCCAGAAATCAAGATTAAGCTCGAAGTTCTTGCCACAAGGGATTATCTCCTTGACGAAATAGTCTCCATCGAGCGCATCCCATACGAGGGCTACGTTTACGACCTCTACGTGCCCGGCGAGCACAACTTCCTGGCTGAGGGAATCATAGTTCACAACTGCATAGATGAGTTCGACAAGATGAGCGACAGGGACAGGAGCGCGATTCACGAAGCGCTGGAACAGCAGAGCTACCACCACGACTTTGAAATACTCCTCGCTGACGGCAGGAAGGTGAAGATAGGTGAGCTGGTGGATTCCCTCATCGAGGCCAACCGCGATAAGGTGATACTCGGCAGGGACACCGAGATACTGCCCGTTGATGACATAGAGCTCCTCGCGTACGACCTCGAGCGGAAGGAAATCGTGAAGGTTAAAGCGGATCGCGTGAGCAGGCACAAAGCACCTGACAGGTTCATACGGCTGAGGTTCTCGAACGGCAGGGAGATAACGGTAACCCCAGAGCACCCAATTATGGTGTGGGAGGACGACGAAATAAGGGAGAAGCCCGCTGAGAAAGTCAAGCCGAGGGACATCGTTCTTGGGGTTGCTCGCTATCCAATTGAACTTCCTCCCGTTGAGGGAGAAAAGTTTAGAGAACTCACAGACGCAGAGGCCAAAGCGGACTATCTCTACTCTCAGGGAAGGGTTGTGAGGGTGAAGCGCACTCGTGGAGGGTACGTTGTGGAAGAGATAGAGAAGGCTTTTCCCCGCTCACTAGTTAGACATTTAACCAAGGCTGGCAGAACCCTTGGCGTTGTTCAGCTCCCCGCGGAAAGGCGGAGGTTTGTCCTTCCGCTAATCAGGGAGAGCTTCATTAGGCCCTACCTGGAGAGGGTTCTGTCGAGGATTGAGGAGTTAAGAACTCTCTCCGAAAATGACCCATCAAAGGCCGTGGATTTGCTATCTCGCTCAAAAATATACTCTTACACGGGGGTTACGGCTGATAAATTGAAGAAACGCGCCGAACTTGGTGACCGCTGGGCAATTTCAGCTATAAAAACGTTAGCCGAGGGCACAATCAGGAAAGCCGAAAACGAACTTGAGAGTTTCCTCAGCTACTGGAACGGCAACATCAACTTCCTCAGGGTCACGAAGGTTGAAGAAATCCCCAACGACCGCTGGGAGTGGGTCTACGACGTAACCGTTGAGCCGTACCACCTCTTCGTCTCCCATGGTCTGGTTCTTCACAACACGATAAGCATCTCCAAGGCTGGCATTACAGCTACCCTCAACGCGAGGACGACCGTTATAGCCGCTGCCAACCCGAAGTTCGGTCGCTTTAACAGGCACAAGTCCCTCCCTGAACAGCTCGACCTCCCGCCGACCCTGCTGAGCCGTTTCGACTTAATCTTCCTCCTGCTCGACGAACCGGACGAGAAGGTCGACGCGAGCATCGCCGAGCACATCCTCAAGGTTCGCAGGGGGGAGGCAGAGGTTGTTACGCCAAAGATACCCTACGACCTCCTCAAGAAGTACATAGCCTACGCGAGGAAGAACGTCCACCCGGTTCTGAGCAGGGAAGCCATGGAGGAAATCAAGCGCTACTACGTCAAGATGAGGAAGGGCCTGAAGAGGGGCGACGAGGAAGGCGTCCAGCCGATTCCGATAACCGCGAGACAGCTTGAGGCCCTCATACGTCTCAGCGAGGCCCACGCGAGAATGAGGCTGAGCGAGACGGTGACGCGCGAAGATGCGAGAGCTGCCATAGAGCTCATCGAGGCGATGATGAGGACGATAGCCGTCGATGAAGAGGGCAACATAGACGTCTCAATCCTTGAGATAGGCAAGAGTTCCAAGAAGCTCAACAAGATAGAGAAGCTGGTCGATATAATCAAGAACCTCGAAGGGGAAGGCGATTATGGAGCGCCGGCAGAGAAGGTAATCGAGGCCGCAAAGCAGGCCGGGGTCGGCAGTAAGCGCGAGGTCGAGAAGCTCATCGAGGAGCTCAAGGCAGACGGCAGAATCTACGAGCCGAGGGCGGGCTTTTACAGGGTGCTCTAA